Proteins encoded by one window of Ulvibacter sp. MAR_2010_11:
- a CDS encoding Smr/MutS family protein: MKIGDKIAVLDEDISGHIVAFTGSDVTIMTQDGFEMQYAKNEIVVESNSLTKKQMLPQNISEIISEKEVKKHKNTTRIRPKERSMPPMEVDLHIHQLTNNQKGLSNYDMLTLQMDTAKRQLEFAISKRLQRVVFIHGIGDGVLRAELDFLFKRYDNLEYYDADYQKYGRGATEVYIFQSKNP; encoded by the coding sequence ATGAAAATTGGGGATAAAATTGCCGTTCTAGACGAAGATATTTCAGGTCATATAGTAGCATTTACGGGCAGTGACGTAACAATTATGACTCAGGATGGTTTCGAAATGCAGTACGCTAAAAATGAGATTGTTGTGGAATCCAATTCGCTTACAAAAAAGCAAATGTTACCTCAAAATATTTCTGAAATAATTTCTGAAAAAGAAGTAAAGAAACATAAAAATACCACCAGAATACGTCCAAAAGAGCGATCCATGCCTCCAATGGAAGTCGATTTACACATTCATCAGCTTACAAATAATCAAAAAGGACTAAGTAATTACGATATGCTAACCCTTCAAATGGATACCGCAAAACGGCAATTAGAATTTGCCATTTCCAAGCGATTGCAAAGGGTTGTATTTATCCACGGCATAGGTGATGGCGTATTAAGAGCCGAACTGGATTTTCTCTTTAAGCGATACGATAATCTGGAATATTACGATGCCGATTATCAGAAGTATGGCAGAGGGGCTACCGAAGTGTATATTTTTCAAAGTAAAAACCCTTAA
- a CDS encoding M23 family metallopeptidase, with amino-acid sequence MKSTKLFFVLFFLGVTVWSQNAIPTDYFSSPLDIPLILSGSFGELRSNHFHSGFDIKTKQREGLPIFAPADGYVNRIKVAHYGYGKALYIQHPNGYGTVYAHLQKYAGAIEKYVKDNQYKKETFEIELFPDATMLPVKKGELIGYTGNSGSSGGPHLHFEIRDSAERPMNPMLFGINIPDSKNPLVNSVFAYPIADDAQVNNSQNPVKLKLKLQNDGNYIAEKVTAYGRIGFGVSTNDQLDGASNKNGVYQIKTVYNGAEQFTVLFDKFSFDETRYLNRFIDYDYFMSNKSRVQKLFRQTNNPLSIITHEIDNGYVVVEDSLNSMYTIEIKDFMQNTVTVSVPIEGKKSETLEQKISKKTEDYIYADQGTSITKGKFNVYIPSGSLYEDAFLEIKVDGDVLTFHEDVIPIHKNITITVDASNYKEEDLDKLYIGRLNYRGKAYYTTTSRNGSKLSARIRTFGNYTIASDTVAPSIKPLNFEDGKWISKNDTLELKIEDDSSGISNYRATINGKFILLEYNYKKDVVTYNFTDNVIIESENKLKLIVTDNVGNSATFEATFFRK; translated from the coding sequence ATGAAGTCTACAAAATTGTTTTTTGTACTGTTTTTTTTGGGAGTAACAGTATGGAGCCAAAATGCAATTCCAACCGATTATTTTTCAAGTCCGCTTGACATTCCCCTTATTTTATCGGGAAGTTTTGGTGAATTGCGCAGCAATCATTTTCACAGCGGCTTCGATATAAAAACGAAACAACGGGAAGGACTTCCCATCTTTGCGCCAGCCGATGGGTACGTAAACCGAATCAAAGTTGCACACTACGGCTACGGGAAAGCACTTTACATTCAGCATCCTAATGGTTATGGAACTGTATATGCCCATCTTCAAAAATATGCCGGCGCGATTGAGAAATACGTAAAGGACAATCAGTATAAAAAAGAAACCTTCGAAATTGAGTTGTTTCCGGATGCAACCATGCTTCCGGTAAAGAAAGGTGAACTCATTGGATATACAGGGAACAGTGGTAGCAGTGGAGGGCCACATTTACATTTCGAAATAAGAGATTCAGCCGAAAGGCCCATGAATCCGATGCTTTTCGGTATTAATATTCCCGACAGCAAAAACCCTTTGGTCAATTCGGTGTTTGCATATCCCATTGCAGACGATGCCCAGGTGAATAATTCGCAAAATCCTGTAAAACTGAAGCTCAAGCTGCAAAATGACGGCAATTATATCGCTGAAAAAGTAACAGCCTATGGACGAATTGGCTTCGGAGTTTCTACAAATGATCAGCTGGACGGGGCTTCAAATAAGAATGGAGTATATCAAATAAAAACCGTGTACAATGGTGCGGAACAATTCACAGTGCTTTTTGATAAATTTTCCTTCGATGAAACACGCTATCTCAATCGTTTTATAGATTACGATTATTTTATGAGCAACAAGAGTCGTGTACAGAAACTATTTCGGCAAACAAATAATCCCTTAAGCATAATTACACATGAAATCGATAACGGATATGTTGTAGTGGAAGATTCTTTAAATTCAATGTACACCATAGAAATTAAAGACTTTATGCAGAATACAGTGACCGTATCTGTTCCTATTGAAGGTAAAAAGTCCGAAACTTTAGAGCAAAAGATTTCGAAAAAAACCGAGGATTATATTTATGCCGATCAGGGAACATCGATCACAAAAGGAAAGTTTAACGTATACATTCCTTCAGGCAGTCTTTATGAAGATGCGTTTTTAGAGATAAAAGTGGATGGAGATGTACTTACTTTTCATGAGGATGTGATCCCAATTCATAAAAACATAACGATCACTGTAGACGCTTCAAATTACAAAGAGGAGGATTTAGATAAGCTATACATCGGCCGACTCAATTACCGGGGAAAGGCCTATTACACTACAACCAGCCGTAATGGCAGTAAACTTTCGGCGCGCATTAGAACCTTCGGAAACTATACTATTGCTTCCGATACTGTTGCGCCATCTATCAAGCCCTTAAATTTTGAGGACGGAAAATGGATTAGCAAAAACGACACGCTGGAATTGAAAATAGAAGATGATTCGAGCGGAATAAGCAATTATCGGGCAACGATTAACGGAAAATTCATTTTACTGGAATATAATTACAAAAAAGACGTTGTTACCTATAATTTTACTGATAACGTCATCATTGAATCTGAAAATAAATTGAAACTGATTGTTACCGATAATGTGGGAAATAGTGCTACATTTGAAGCAACTTTTTTCAGAAAATAA
- a CDS encoding cell division protein ZapA, whose product MSNQLKIKLSIADRIYPLTINPSQEEGLRKAAKKIEEMIKRFENSYAVRDKQDVLAMCALQFAAQVEQKGIDKETDTQHIEEKLEALNELLQEHLS is encoded by the coding sequence ATGTCGAACCAACTAAAAATAAAGCTATCGATTGCAGACAGAATATATCCTTTAACCATCAACCCCAGTCAGGAAGAAGGTCTTAGGAAAGCTGCAAAAAAGATAGAAGAAATGATTAAGAGGTTCGAAAACAGTTACGCCGTAAGGGATAAGCAAGATGTACTTGCCATGTGTGCACTACAGTTTGCGGCCCAAGTGGAGCAAAAAGGAATTGATAAGGAAACCGACACACAACACATAGAAGAAAAGCTGGAAGCTTTAAATGAGTTGTTACAGGAACATTTATCATAA
- a CDS encoding aldo/keto reductase: protein MKMLEFANGDTFHSIGLGTWKSKGNDLKIAVKTALNTGFRHIDTAAVYGNEEVIGEALAEVFSEGKIFREDVFITSKLWNDAHGEGQVLPALQKSLQKLQLDYLDLYLIHWPVAFKQGIGSPSAPSDYIPLEELPITVTWKQMEKAKELGLVKHIGVSNFSVQKLKDLVSKAVIKPEMNQVELHPLLQQNDLLEYCNSENILLTAYSPLGSGDRSSQMKAEDEPNLMEIDSIKEIAKKRSATAAQVLISWNTHRGSAVIPKSTSKEHIISNFRAADVVLEEEDMETIAKLDKHYRFITGKFFDCPEKGYENVYDEKLEVS from the coding sequence ATGAAAATGCTGGAATTTGCCAATGGCGATACTTTTCATAGTATTGGTCTTGGCACATGGAAATCGAAAGGAAATGATTTAAAAATTGCTGTCAAAACAGCCTTAAATACGGGATTTAGACACATTGATACTGCTGCTGTCTATGGAAATGAAGAAGTTATTGGTGAAGCCCTGGCTGAAGTTTTTTCGGAAGGAAAAATTTTCAGGGAAGATGTCTTTATTACTTCAAAATTGTGGAACGATGCACACGGCGAAGGTCAGGTACTACCTGCTTTACAGAAATCCTTACAAAAACTGCAATTAGATTATCTGGACTTGTATCTAATACATTGGCCGGTGGCCTTTAAACAAGGCATTGGCTCTCCTTCAGCTCCCAGCGACTATATTCCCTTGGAAGAACTACCAATCACGGTAACCTGGAAACAAATGGAAAAGGCTAAAGAATTAGGCTTGGTAAAACATATTGGGGTTTCCAACTTCAGTGTACAAAAATTAAAGGATCTGGTAAGCAAAGCAGTTATAAAGCCCGAAATGAATCAGGTGGAATTGCATCCCTTGCTTCAGCAAAATGATTTACTGGAGTATTGCAATTCTGAAAATATACTTTTAACCGCCTACTCGCCTCTAGGCTCCGGTGACAGATCTTCACAAATGAAAGCTGAAGATGAACCCAACTTAATGGAAATCGATTCAATTAAAGAGATTGCAAAAAAACGCAGCGCCACTGCGGCTCAGGTTTTAATTAGCTGGAATACACATAGAGGATCAGCGGTTATTCCGAAATCCACGAGTAAAGAACACATTATTTCCAATTTCAGGGCTGCAGATGTTGTCCTTGAAGAAGAAGATATGGAAACTATAGCCAAGCTGGATAAGCACTATCGATTTATTACCGGCAAATTTTTCGATTGTCCCGAAAAGGGGTATGAAAATGTTTATGACGAAAAGTTAGAAGTATCCTAA
- the rny gene encoding ribonuclease Y: MDNIITLIIASIIGVAVGFLIAKFFERNNASRLIKSAKKNAAAILKEAKAEAETLKKDKILQAKEKFIELKSEHEKVILSREKKISEVEKRIRDKESQVSNELAKNKRLSSEVEAQEKDYSEKLSFLEKKQSDVDKLHRSQIEQLEVISSLSAEDAKAQLVENLKEEAKAGAMAYIQSSVEEAKMTAQQEAKKIIITTIQRIGTEEAVENCVSVFNLESDDVKGRIIGREGRNIRAIEAATGVEIIVDDTPEAIILSCFDSVRREVARLSLHKLVTDGRIHPARIEEIVKKTTKQIEEEIIEVGKRTVIDLGIHGLQPELIKAVGRMKYRSSYGQNLLQHSREVAKLCGVMASELGLNPKLAKRAGLLHDIGKVPETETEVPHAILGMQWAEKYGEKPEVCNAIGAHHDEIEMTSLLSPIVQVCDAISGARPGARRQVLDSYIQRLKDLEDIAFGFGGVNKAYAIQAGRELRVMVESEKVTDEKAAQLSFEISQKIQTDMTYPGQVKVTVIRETRAVNIAK; this comes from the coding sequence ATGGATAACATTATTACGCTCATTATAGCATCAATCATAGGTGTAGCGGTAGGTTTTTTAATTGCAAAGTTTTTTGAAAGAAACAATGCATCCCGACTCATCAAGTCTGCAAAGAAAAATGCGGCTGCTATCTTAAAAGAGGCCAAAGCAGAGGCCGAAACACTCAAAAAAGATAAAATACTTCAGGCAAAGGAAAAATTTATTGAATTAAAATCGGAGCACGAAAAAGTAATCCTCAGCCGCGAAAAGAAAATCTCGGAGGTTGAAAAACGAATACGGGACAAAGAGTCTCAGGTTTCCAATGAGCTGGCTAAAAACAAGCGCCTTAGCTCTGAAGTTGAAGCTCAAGAAAAGGATTATTCCGAAAAATTATCCTTCCTGGAAAAGAAACAAAGCGATGTTGATAAACTGCATAGGAGTCAGATAGAACAACTTGAGGTAATCTCAAGTCTTTCAGCAGAAGATGCCAAGGCGCAACTCGTCGAAAATCTTAAAGAAGAGGCCAAAGCAGGAGCAATGGCGTATATTCAATCTTCGGTGGAAGAAGCCAAAATGACGGCACAACAGGAAGCGAAGAAAATTATTATCACTACCATACAGCGTATCGGTACCGAAGAAGCGGTTGAAAACTGCGTGTCGGTATTTAATTTGGAAAGTGATGATGTTAAAGGCCGAATTATAGGTAGAGAAGGTCGAAATATTCGTGCTATTGAAGCCGCCACCGGTGTTGAAATTATAGTAGACGACACTCCTGAGGCAATTATACTCTCTTGTTTCGACTCGGTTCGAAGAGAGGTAGCCCGCTTGTCACTTCACAAACTGGTGACGGATGGACGCATTCACCCTGCTAGAATTGAAGAAATTGTAAAGAAAACCACCAAACAAATAGAAGAGGAGATAATCGAAGTTGGAAAACGTACCGTAATCGATTTAGGTATTCACGGATTACAACCCGAATTGATTAAAGCGGTGGGAAGAATGAAATATCGTTCGTCCTACGGACAAAATTTATTACAACACTCACGTGAAGTAGCGAAATTATGCGGTGTGATGGCGTCTGAGTTAGGTTTAAACCCAAAACTGGCCAAACGCGCAGGATTATTGCATGATATAGGAAAAGTTCCTGAAACAGAAACAGAGGTGCCTCATGCAATCCTCGGAATGCAATGGGCAGAAAAATACGGAGAGAAACCCGAAGTATGTAATGCTATTGGAGCTCACCACGACGAAATTGAAATGACCAGTTTGCTGTCTCCCATTGTTCAGGTATGTGATGCCATTAGTGGCGCACGTCCCGGAGCCAGAAGACAAGTACTGGATTCGTATATACAACGCTTGAAAGACCTGGAGGATATTGCCTTCGGATTTGGAGGTGTAAATAAAGCGTATGCCATTCAAGCGGGACGTGAGTTACGTGTGATGGTGGAAAGTGAAAAGGTGACCGACGAGAAAGCGGCACAGTTATCCTTTGAGATCTCGCAAAAAATTCAGACAGATATGACCTATCCGGGGCAGGTAAAAGTTACTGTGATACGTGAAACCCGCGCTGTGAATATTGCAAAGTAG
- a CDS encoding cysteine desulfurase family protein, translated as MKKVYFDSAATTQLRDDVIRCISEVLKTEYGNPSSTHSYGRSAKSLLENARKEIAGYLNVSASEIIFTSGGTEADNLVLNSCVCDLGVTRIISSKIEHHAVLHTVNELQDRFGIRVDYVNLDHCGMVDFDHLETLLQDTSAKTLVCLMHINNEVGNILDIKHTAMLCKKYDTLFHSDTVQSVGHFELDFAEIPLDFAAVAAHKFHGPKGAGFAFIRKNSGLRPLIHGGSQEKGLRAGTEAVYAIAGMAEALKLSYQNLEKERLYITEIKDYFKNRLISEIPGVKFNGNCDNNETSTYTLLNVCLPVSPEKALMLLFQLDLNGIACSKGSACQSGSNKGSHVLSEILSEEDMNKPSIRFSFSSFNTKEEVDYVIDVLKTFIDS; from the coding sequence ATGAAAAAAGTATATTTTGATAGTGCGGCTACGACGCAATTACGGGACGATGTGATTAGATGCATCTCAGAGGTATTAAAAACCGAATATGGAAATCCTTCATCTACACATTCTTACGGAAGATCAGCTAAATCTTTACTTGAAAATGCTAGAAAAGAAATTGCCGGCTATTTAAATGTCTCTGCTTCCGAAATTATATTTACATCAGGGGGTACCGAAGCAGATAACCTGGTTTTAAACAGTTGTGTTTGTGATTTGGGTGTCACTCGAATTATTTCCAGTAAAATAGAACATCATGCAGTCTTACATACTGTTAATGAACTCCAAGATCGCTTTGGAATTCGCGTGGACTATGTAAACCTGGATCATTGTGGGATGGTAGATTTTGACCATCTGGAAACCTTGTTGCAGGATACTTCGGCTAAAACTCTGGTGTGTTTGATGCACATAAACAATGAAGTTGGAAATATATTGGATATAAAACATACTGCAATGCTATGTAAAAAGTACGACACCTTGTTTCATAGCGATACAGTTCAGTCTGTAGGGCATTTTGAATTGGATTTTGCCGAAATACCGCTCGATTTCGCTGCAGTGGCCGCACATAAGTTCCACGGACCCAAAGGAGCGGGTTTTGCATTTATACGAAAGAATTCGGGGTTACGCCCCTTGATTCATGGTGGATCTCAGGAAAAGGGCTTGCGTGCAGGAACCGAAGCTGTCTATGCTATTGCCGGAATGGCCGAAGCCTTGAAATTATCCTATCAAAATCTCGAAAAAGAGCGTTTGTATATTACCGAAATAAAAGATTATTTTAAGAATCGACTTATATCCGAAATTCCGGGAGTAAAATTTAATGGGAATTGTGATAATAACGAGACCAGCACTTATACCTTGCTTAATGTGTGTTTGCCTGTTTCTCCCGAAAAGGCCTTGATGCTGTTATTTCAATTAGATTTAAACGGAATTGCATGTTCAAAGGGAAGTGCCTGTCAAAGCGGTAGTAATAAAGGGTCACATGTTTTGTCTGAAATTCTTTCAGAAGAAGATATGAATAAACCTTCCATTCGGTTTTCATTCTCCAGTTTTAATACAAAGGAAGAGGTAGACTACGTAATTGATGTGCTTAAAACCTTTATCGACAGTTAA
- a CDS encoding porin family protein translates to MKKLILFALAVGMFTTSSAQGIDLGVKAGVNFASLTDASGLSNRTGFVAGIFAGGKFNDNVGLQADLLYSQQGAEFEGEKFELNYVNVPIVLKYFIFQGLNIQAGPQFGFIVDDNTQSLFGEIFNDAATKDFDLSGVVGLGYDLPLGLRVDGRYNFGLSDVFENFGDSKSKNSVVTLSIGYSFL, encoded by the coding sequence ATGAAAAAACTGATTTTATTTGCATTAGCAGTTGGGATGTTTACGACATCGTCTGCACAAGGAATCGATTTAGGTGTTAAGGCAGGGGTAAACTTTGCAAGTTTAACTGACGCCAGTGGTCTGTCCAATCGAACAGGATTTGTAGCCGGTATTTTTGCAGGGGGAAAGTTTAACGACAATGTTGGGCTACAAGCAGATTTGCTATATTCACAGCAAGGAGCTGAATTTGAGGGTGAAAAATTCGAATTAAATTATGTCAATGTACCAATTGTGTTGAAATATTTCATTTTTCAAGGACTTAACATCCAAGCCGGACCACAATTTGGATTTATCGTTGATGATAATACACAATCATTATTTGGAGAAATATTTAACGATGCAGCTACTAAAGATTTCGACTTATCAGGAGTAGTAGGACTAGGTTACGATTTACCCCTTGGACTTAGGGTCGATGGTAGATACAACTTTGGTCTTTCTGATGTTTTTGAAAATTTTGGAGATTCAAAATCAAAGAATAGTGTCGTTACACTTTCGATAGGATATTCATTCCTATAA
- a CDS encoding carboxypeptidase-like regulatory domain-containing protein produces MKTKTLQLLLLLFFITTTLFAQKATVKGVILDEMNVPISDVNVTFDGEGTITDFDGYYLIEIPTNQDVTLTFTHVSHSNVLQTFNLKPNQDFEFNPVMKADLIQISTIVITGKKRTRVDETGVLSIAPETIRKMVGANPGVENLLKSLPGVSGNDELSTQYNVRGGNYDENLVYVNEIEVYRPFLIRSGQQEGLSFVNSDLTRSVDFSAGGFQAKYGDKLSSVLDIEYRQPADFGASADISLLGASVAVEGISKSQRLRGIVGLRYRDNSLFVKAKQTETNFKPKFADAQTYLTYKFTNKFELGFLGNVSINDYSYQPLTRQTNFGTLADPIALVVFYEGQEEDRYNTYFGAFKGTYVASKNYTAKFIASLYQTTEQEYFDILGQYFLGEVNTDIGDENLGEVEFTEGIGGQLTHARNDLDALIMNVEHKGNLALDENKIEYGIKYTREDIRDRVQEYEIIDSAGFSIRPPIIDYVNNQPYSPFDSPIVPYTNIRARNDVQIDRISGYAQWSRRTKLGTNDVWLNAGVRAHNWTVSGEGITSTTQTVFSPRGQISIKPKWEMDMLFRLSGGLYHQPPFYRELRDSTGAVRPGVKAQQSVHIVLGNDYSFDMWGRPFTLNSEAYYKDLTDVNPYTLENVRIRYRARNNAVAYAYGLDLRLAGEFVPGTESWVSFGYLKTEENIEDRGYIFRPTDQRLKFGVLFQDYVKVIPDLKMYLNMVYNTGLPGGSPSYADPYNFQTRLRDYKRADVGVSYVIVNQDKLRDSGWLKPFKELTIGAEIFNIFDVRNSITNTFVRDVYSKLQYSIPNFLTPRVFNVRATMKF; encoded by the coding sequence TTGAAAACAAAAACTTTACAACTACTCCTTCTCCTTTTTTTTATAACTACAACTTTATTTGCTCAAAAAGCAACTGTAAAGGGTGTAATTCTTGATGAGATGAATGTTCCTATTTCAGATGTGAACGTAACATTTGACGGAGAAGGAACAATAACAGATTTTGATGGTTATTATCTTATTGAAATTCCAACCAATCAGGATGTTACATTAACTTTTACACATGTAAGCCATAGTAATGTTCTCCAAACCTTTAATCTGAAACCCAATCAGGATTTTGAGTTCAACCCGGTAATGAAAGCCGATTTAATCCAGATAAGTACTATTGTGATCACGGGGAAAAAACGAACCAGGGTAGATGAAACAGGGGTGCTGAGCATTGCTCCGGAAACCATCCGAAAAATGGTAGGTGCCAATCCCGGAGTAGAAAATCTTTTAAAATCCTTACCGGGTGTTAGCGGAAACGACGAATTGAGCACTCAATACAACGTGCGTGGAGGAAATTACGACGAAAACCTTGTATACGTAAATGAAATTGAAGTGTATCGTCCCTTCTTAATTAGAAGCGGACAACAGGAAGGATTGAGTTTTGTAAACAGTGATCTTACGCGCTCGGTCGATTTCTCGGCAGGGGGCTTTCAGGCTAAATACGGCGATAAACTTTCTTCAGTTTTAGATATTGAATACCGGCAGCCGGCCGATTTCGGAGCTTCTGCCGATATTAGTTTGTTAGGAGCAAGTGTTGCGGTTGAAGGTATTTCAAAAAGCCAACGCTTACGCGGAATTGTAGGTTTGCGTTATCGTGACAACAGTCTTTTTGTAAAAGCCAAACAAACCGAAACCAATTTCAAACCTAAATTCGCCGATGCACAAACCTATTTAACCTATAAATTCACCAACAAATTCGAATTAGGCTTTTTAGGAAATGTTTCCATAAACGATTACAGCTACCAACCCCTTACACGACAGACAAATTTTGGAACCTTGGCAGATCCTATCGCATTAGTCGTCTTTTATGAAGGACAGGAAGAAGATAGATACAACACTTACTTCGGAGCTTTTAAAGGCACCTATGTCGCTTCAAAGAATTACACCGCTAAATTTATCGCTTCCCTGTATCAAACTACAGAGCAGGAATATTTCGATATTCTGGGACAGTATTTCTTAGGCGAAGTGAATACCGATATTGGAGATGAAAATCTAGGAGAAGTAGAATTTACCGAAGGAATTGGTGGACAACTTACGCATGCCAGAAACGATTTGGACGCACTTATCATGAATGTGGAACACAAAGGAAATCTGGCGCTGGATGAAAATAAAATCGAATACGGAATAAAATATACCCGTGAAGACATTCGTGATCGCGTACAGGAATACGAAATTATTGACTCAGCAGGATTTTCCATTCGTCCGCCAATTATCGATTATGTAAATAATCAGCCGTACAGCCCGTTCGACTCTCCCATTGTCCCTTACACCAACATTAGAGCACGTAACGATGTGCAGATAGATAGAATTTCCGGTTACGCTCAATGGAGCCGTAGAACAAAGCTGGGAACAAATGATGTTTGGCTGAATGCAGGTGTACGTGCCCACAATTGGACTGTGAGTGGAGAAGGCATCACCAGCACAACACAAACAGTTTTTAGTCCGAGAGGTCAGATTTCCATAAAACCAAAGTGGGAAATGGATATGTTATTCCGCTTATCCGGGGGATTGTATCATCAACCACCATTTTACAGAGAATTACGGGATTCGACCGGAGCAGTTCGCCCCGGGGTAAAAGCACAGCAGTCCGTGCATATTGTTTTAGGAAACGATTATAGTTTCGATATGTGGGGAAGACCCTTTACGCTTAACTCGGAAGCATATTACAAAGATTTAACCGATGTAAATCCCTATACTCTTGAAAACGTTCGTATACGTTATCGTGCGCGAAATAATGCTGTTGCTTATGCCTACGGACTTGACCTAAGACTGGCAGGAGAGTTTGTTCCCGGAACGGAAAGCTGGGTAAGCTTCGGATATCTTAAAACCGAAGAAAACATTGAGGACCGAGGTTATATTTTCAGGCCCACAGACCAACGGTTAAAGTTTGGGGTGCTCTTTCAGGATTATGTAAAAGTGATTCCCGATCTTAAAATGTATTTGAACATGGTGTACAATACCGGTCTTCCCGGTGGTTCACCAAGTTATGCCGATCCGTATAACTTCCAAACCAGATTAAGAGATTATAAGCGTGCCGATGTTGGCGTATCCTACGTAATTGTAAATCAGGATAAATTGCGGGACAGTGGCTGGTTAAAGCCCTTTAAAGAATTGACTATTGGCGCCGAAATCTTTAATATCTTCGATGTAAGAAACTCTATTACAAACACCTTTGTAAGAGATGTCTATTCGAAATTGCAGTATTCAATTCCGAATTTTTTAACGCCGAGGGTGTTTAACGTAAGAGCAACAATGAAGTTTTAA
- the xerD gene encoding site-specific tyrosine recombinase XerD yields MKWQQAVTDYKHYLKIERGLSENSIANYELDIKKLIQWLDENEIIISPVSISEETVQQFIYNIAKAVNPRSQSRIISGLRGFFNYLIFEEYRKTNPLELIESPKIGRKLPDTLSTSEIDALIEAIDLSKPQGERNRAILETLYGCGLRVSEATNLKISDLFFEEGFIKVTGKGDKQRFVPIGDTTIKYIELYRMEVRNHQEIAPMAKDTLFLNRRGKALTRAMIFTIVKQLAVKAGIHKTISPHTFRHSFATHLLENGADLRAIQQMLGHESITTTEVYTHIDKTHLTEIINRYHPRKE; encoded by the coding sequence ATGAAATGGCAACAAGCGGTAACCGACTATAAACACTACTTGAAAATTGAGCGTGGCCTTTCTGAAAATTCTATTGCCAACTATGAACTGGATATCAAGAAGTTGATACAATGGTTGGATGAAAACGAAATTATAATTTCTCCTGTTTCCATCTCTGAAGAAACAGTGCAACAATTTATCTACAACATTGCCAAAGCAGTAAATCCGAGATCTCAAAGCAGGATAATTTCGGGATTACGCGGATTTTTCAACTATCTTATTTTTGAAGAATACCGAAAAACTAATCCGCTAGAACTAATTGAAAGTCCGAAAATAGGACGAAAACTTCCCGATACGCTCTCTACTTCAGAAATTGATGCGTTAATTGAAGCCATTGACCTAAGCAAGCCGCAAGGAGAGCGAAATCGGGCAATCCTGGAAACACTATACGGTTGTGGATTACGGGTTTCGGAAGCGACAAATCTTAAAATATCCGATCTGTTTTTTGAAGAAGGCTTTATAAAGGTAACAGGAAAGGGTGATAAGCAACGCTTTGTTCCTATTGGAGATACTACCATAAAATACATCGAGTTGTACCGTATGGAAGTCCGTAATCATCAAGAAATCGCTCCCATGGCCAAAGACACGCTGTTTTTAAATCGAAGAGGAAAGGCACTTACGCGCGCTATGATTTTTACAATAGTGAAACAACTGGCTGTAAAAGCAGGAATTCACAAGACTATAAGTCCGCATACCTTCAGACACTCCTTTGCCACACATTTATTGGAAAATGGTGCCGATTTGAGGGCGATTCAGCAAATGCTGGGACATGAGAGTATTACTACCACCGAAGTCTACACACATATTGACAAAACGCATCTTACAGAGATAATTAATAGATATCATCCCAGGAAAGAATAA